From the Lathyrus oleraceus cultivar Zhongwan6 chromosome 3, CAAS_Psat_ZW6_1.0, whole genome shotgun sequence genome, the window cGATAGCATTTGGTCAAAACATCACTTCCATAacatccttatcattttttactCGCACTCATCCACGTAAGacatcgagtctctcaatacttctatTTTTTTTGTCTTTAGGTATATTTCTgtctaaccaacgaaccaactcgCATCAACGTGGGTTAAGGTCACGCGTTCGGATAGCTAGGGGATGTGgtaccggaggtcggttaggtcatcCTGGTTAACGACATTAGTCTTTATGGTATTTATATGTAAacgcatattaatattaatatcaattggtccgaTTTCGACTTTTAGCTAAAACATacattatttttcaaaaaaaattacgCAATACACAGAGGCGCCAGAtcaattggcgtctcctctctTTTTTTACACATGTGCGCCAATTGTATTGACAACACCGGCTAcactagccaatccaattggcgccacctCTTTAACTTAGGGAGCATGCATCAATTCATCTGACGTCATCTCTTCAAAGTGAGATAGTTTAGAAATTAATCTTGAAAAATGAgttattttgggattttaaaaATGGATTAGTTGAGTAAAAATTTCAATAAACTATATCAAAAGCATGTGTTTGTCATTATATTATATATAAGTATAGATTATAttattataaattaaaaatatGTTTGGTATTAAAAGTTTTTTTAAAATGTGGCATTTGTAAAATATATATAGGATGTGTTGTGTTTTCATAAACCCTGTAAAACCCGTTTCGGTTTCGCAAAACCCAGCCAATCATTTTCAGGGAGAACTTTCATCAAACACCATGAGCTCCCCTCCAAACAACTCTTCCTCCTCCGTCAACCGCCTCGATACCATGTTCCTCCACCATCTAATGCGCAGCCTTCAGGTTCAAAATTCTGACAACCAACTTACCGACGAGGATTTCATTTCCGACGACGACGAAGAAGAACTAGAATACGAGCCCCATCCCTACCAAGACAATGGACTAAGCGCAACCTTTCAAGAAGAATCTCAGATTGAAGCTGAAGTCGTTTACCGAATTCTCAATGGGAAATCGCATTCGCTGAAGCCTAATTCTGGTGAAACGGTTATAATTTGTGAAAGTAGCATTGCTGTTGGGTTTCATGCGGAAGAAGAAGGGGAGTATATTGTGTGGGAATGGCATGGTCACATTCCGAGGTACACTGAAGACCATGAGTTTTCTCTTGAGTATATCTATGGGAATTACTTTCAGAGGATTGTGCCTGAGGAGTGTACTCCCACACCGCCTCGAGTAGATGCAGCGGTTGATATGGGCTTGAAGGACTTGTTTGATGGTGTTGTCAATCCCGCCCCTGGTAGGATTCTTCATCGCAATCTCAACATTGGTTCCACTCCTCCCAGGTACTTTTTTTTGTCAATTctatttcttttgttttgttGCTATCTTGTGATTTTTGTTTGTCTGTTTTGATTACATTATTTTGGTGTGTTAATGTTTACTGTTATTTATTCagttgtttttatttttgaaaattcaCATGCCATGTGCTTTGATTGTAGATGAATTTAGCTGTTTGGAAGTTGGATATTGTGTCTAGGGTTTAGGATGTTTATATGGTACGCACAAATGGGGGTTCCCCATGCCCTAGTCAGGTTGTGATCATGGGGACCCTCATTTGATGCAGGTAATAAATGTAGTCACTCTTAGCAAATGGGAGCTACTAGATGAAGATCGGGTCTAGGGTTCTTGATCCGGTTTTCGTGTAGTGCCTTCAATTTGATAGAGACCGATTCGAACATTTGTTTTTATTGCAGCAAATCTGCAGTTGCCAAACCTTGCTTACGCTGGGTTCAGTGGATCTATGTTGTTGGATGAATATCGGTTTGCTAGTATTTTAGCTTCCTCCAAATCTAGTTTAAAATACAATTTGGATCGTGAGTTAATCGCTCCTCATCAAACAACCTAGATCCGCAATTAATGAAATTGTGTCTAGAGAATTTTGAGTCATGATTCTTGTCGGAAGCCAGAAGTGAGACTTCATCGAACAGAAGTGAAATCATTGGTTTTTTGTTGCAGCAAATCTCCAGTTGCCAAACCCTGATGTTGTGTTAATGGATACTTATTGTTGGATTAAGATTGGTCTACTTGTATTTTAAATTCCCCAAATCTGTTTTAAATTTAAAATACAATTTGGAATGCTAGTCATCAGATCTTCATCCAATAACTTAGATCCATAACTACTGAAATTGTGATTGTATAGAATCTAAGGTGTCTTTATTCTTGTCGGAAAACATGGATTTTGGTAATTTAATTAATTCAAGTTTGTTGCATGAAAAATCTTATGTCTCACATGTTAAGATTGTGTTTTGAATTTGGTTTGCTGATATTGGAATGCGGGTCAATTGGTCTTCATCCAATAGCCCCAACTCACTAAGTGCAATGATTGCACTGCATTTTTTTTCCAACTCTAGCAAATTTGTGCATGAGAGGGAGACTCTCCCAATGGCCTTTCACGTGAGCCAGGTTGGCTACCGAGATTGACCAAAAGCTCAAAATCTGGGCTCTAGTAACTTTCTTTTATGTGTGGGAGGGCTAGCTTTGGATGTGCTTCTTTGTAGCTGAAACTACCGGGCTTATGCGCTGTGTAGTTAACTAACTCCTTGTTACATCATTGGAAATGATGTACCTACGTTGGTTGTTATGGTTAATTTGACCTCTTTGTTTCATTGAAACAACAGGTGATGGAGGATTGTGTTTATCCAGAGCCAGTCATATTAGAAATGTGCTTCTAGATCTATTTAAGATATTGTTGTACTCTAGTCAGCTACACATACTCTGCTAACTGATCATTTATATTTTATTAAGTCTTGGAATTTTTTTTTACATCATTATATAAAGAAGCCGGACGTGATGTTTTTCATGTTGGTGATTTATGTTTTTCATGTTGGTGATGTATGGTTGTGCTATACTGTGATTTATTATGTTAGAAATGTTTAATTTGCTTTTGAGCATTTCTATTGCCTGTTATATTGCATTTAGTGAATTGAATGTTATATGTTTGGTATCTCTCATATTCTTCTCTGAAGAATTTGCAGGCTCTAAGAATTTCGTCATTGGATTTTAAAATTTAAAGGATCGCAGGCAGAGGTCATAGTCATCATCTCCTTCCTTTTGTGAAGCAAAGATAGTTTTCCCATTTTCCCAGTACAGATCTCAAGAATAAGCCTGCATctgtatgcctgtttgactttCAAATCATACTTGTAAAGGATGCAAGACATGGTTTTTTAATAATTTGTCATCTTTGCTGGGTGAATTAATATGACATTTTTATATTTGGTCCATTATCATGATTATATTTAGCCATTTGTTACTTTCGTCTTGCACTTTTATGAAGAATTTTTTCATCAGTAGGTTGTATCTAATGTGTAACAGATAGATAGATCTTGTACCTTACAGTTGGATTAAGCTGTTTTATTAGATCTCTAGTTTGATTTTCCATGAAGGTACCCCTTTCATCCGCCGACCTCTTCCCTCTTATTTGCATCTCTTCCCTTCCACGACCTTTTGCTTCCATGTCTCAACCTTTTCAAACCCAACAAATAAATATACCTCCTTAACTTTTCAACTGAAACATTTTTTTTCAGATCTTTTTCTACCAAACTCTATTACTTTCCCTTATGTAATGACTAGTGTTTAGTTGTTCTTATAATACCAGAAAATCTCCATTTTGTTTTAAATTTGTTTCTCTATATTTCTAATTTAGCTTTCTCTTATGTTGACTGTTTGCACACTATCACACTTGTTTGAATGGAGAAAACTTAAGCTCAAATCTAGAGTTTTGTTTTTGCAATAGTGTAGTTAGTGAGATATGGAGTTGTTGTTCTTCATAGTGTATTGGTTTTCTTTTGGCTCTGTCTAAACTACTTCGCAAGCCACAGTCCTAACTCTTCAGAATTTATTTTCTTCAAAATCAGTTCATATTTTTTCCTAACTCTTTTGAGATTAGCCTATGTTTGGTATTACTCCAAAACCACATTTATACCTCAAGTTTGATAGAAGCTAGTATTACGGTACATATAGCCTTTAAACGTGAGGTAATGGCAATTGGCTGAGTTTCCAAACACTAAAATTTCATTTCAATCAAACTATACTATGAAGTATTTATGCCCCGCTGAATGTTCTggtaaaaaaaaattatgtgaAAAAGTAATAAAATTGAACCAACATTATTTATAAAATTTAGTATTATTTAACAATGGATTAAACTCAAAATTCAGAACAAAACTATTAATGTGGCCTGTGAAAGTAATTTTTGGTGGCCTAGAAGCTTCACTTCTATATGATGGTCATTTATTTTAGACTTAAATACATTTTTGGTCTTTTTAATTTTGACATTTTAAATAACTGATCTCTTATTACAAAATTTATGATTTTGGTCCCTTAAATTTGATTGCGTTTGGATTTGCATGGTCCCCTATCCAATTTTGATTATGTGTCCATTCATTAATGACGCGGCATATACTATTTGGATCTATGTAAGCATTTTCAGATATTTTAATTCCCACTTGGATATTTTAATGtagaaaatattaaaaaaacattttggaaattgaaaaaataaattataaattgTTGAAATAGGAAATAAATTATTCCTCGTTCATTGCCTTCAATGCACTTTGTTTGTTTTCCGAAATTGAAACCATAATCCCCTTTTGGCAACCCCTAATATCTCAATCATCTCCATCGTTTGTTGTGTGCGTTTTGTATACATCATGAAAATCGTGCACTTTGTTACGAAGATGAAGAATTCTGGAAGTCAAAAGGAGAAGGTCAAATATTGTGTAAGGTACATATTGTTGTCCTCTTAGTTTAGTATTGCTAAAGTATTGTTGTGGTCTTTGTGGTCCCTGCTGTTAGTTTATGTTTGTTTGATTCAATTTTTGTCAAAAAATTTCAGACCTGCTATGAGTAATAAGATTAGGTTGAGAATACAACATATGAGTAAATTAGTTGAGACACCTGTAAAGTGGTATGTGAATGGGAAAGTAATTGAGATGAATTGGAGTTGGGATGTTGATTATATGTCttacatggagttagaggatgtGATTAAGAGTGGGGGTTATGTAAATATAAAGTGCTTGTGGTATTGGCACCCTGCATAGAGTTTTTCTCGTGGTCTTAGACCCTTGAACAATGATCAAGATGTACTGCAATTGTGGCCTGTAGATGATCTAAATACAATGGCACCACCATTGATGAGGAGAGTCATAGACAGGATAAAAAAACAGAGGAACAAGATGAATGATGAACCTAGAAATCCCCATATACTACAAAATAGATTTTCAACTGTCACATGTGCAAAATATGGTGTTATAGGACAAAATAAGAGGAGTTGTAAAGGTAAAAGGACAGCTTACAGAGTAATTTCAAAGGTGGTAAATGAAGACTAAGAAAGTgaaaggtggaaatggaacaaAAAAGTCCAAAGAAAAGCAAACAGAAATTGCACAAAGTTCACAAGCTCCGCAACCTACTCAAGAATAGTTTCATTAAGACTTAAGTAGTTTATGATTTATTTTGGTTGTATTGTATGACTTAATTAGTTTATGACTTAAGTAGTTTCATTTTGACTCGAGTATTGTCTTGGGTTTTATTTTGGATGTTCATATATTAATGTTCAAGCAAGGTCAATATTAAGTATATTGGTTATATATTAATGTTCATTTTGATAGTATTTTGAGTTAAAATTATATCAGTTTTCAAACAACAACATTCAACTGTTTCTTCTTCTAACATTTTCACTTTCATCTTCCTCTGTAAACATCAATGGAGATCCTTATACATATTTTATATGTCCCACATCCATAGAAACGACGATTTAGATGTCCATGCTATCATACCTGCCTAGAACGACTTGAAGATCTACTTCCATGGCTGAAACCGGATTGTTGTTGTGACGTTGCAGGTAGACGAAGAAGGAGATGAATagaaattaattatttaaaattttgaaTCTACTTCCAAGGCCCAATTCATTATTTCATCTATTTCAAGCTTGAGTCCAAGAAGATATGGGATATTGCATTGTTGACATTTATAAACACTAAAATTATTTATGAAAAAAATAATGTGGGACTCTAGTGCAATTAAAAACTTGTATCATTTCACCCTCTTTCTTGACTTCATCTTCCAAGTGATTCTTACTAATCACAACAATGTTTAAAATTTTTCTTTTTTGAATATTTAAGCTATAAATACCCGTCATTTCATCATTAACCATACTAAAGGATGGAGTGTTAAGTGTACGGGGAATGTCAGCTACAAATGCCAGCTACAAATGTCTAGGAAAAGCATAGGAAGTTAATATGCCAAAATCTATAATGCCATAACCATTTTCATTAAGAATGTGCATGGATCATGAACCAAACCAAATTGAACCATATATATGGTTCGGTTTGGTTCATAAAACCATTTTTataaaatcaatttattttttaaaaatcgGTTTATAAGTGGATCGGTTCGGTTTTAAACCggtttttcaaaaaaaaaatagtttaaaaaaaacagttttaaatcaatttctttaaaaccaattttttattttcttaaaaaaatcaattttaaaaccaattttataaaaaaaatagtttttaaaactatatttttaaaaaatcagTTTTATATcgaaaataattttattttcttttaactaacttttttattttcactaattataaaactattttatataaaaaaatatttattttaacAAATTACTTTAAATTTGACTTTTATAATCACCTTAAATAATATCTCGATTAAAAACAATCTCAAAGTATGATGTGTTACATAAAAACggtcataaaataaaataattatgaatcatatctctataaatcataattgttcataaaataaataactcatcaaaaaaattgttcaaatttctaaaatctctcataattgttcataaataaattttatgaggttttaaaatattttttcttttaaaatttaaaaaacataaaaaaaaacaattttttaagaaaaaaaataacaaatattctgaaaaaagaaaaaaaattgaaaataataaaattatattctgaaaataaaaataaaaataaaattaaaaaaaatctattttttttaaaaaacattttttttactgaaaaagttacaaaatatttttgataaaaaaaatcttttttatttagaaaaaaataataattttattttaaaaaaatatcaaatatatttttttcgaaaaaaaatctaaatataatatttttggtgaaaagaaaaaaaaaactgatttttatttttaaaataatttttttataaaatttaaaaaaatttaaaatataaaattaatttataatgtgataaaacatgaaaacataccaaaaataaaaatttaaCACATAGTAAAATTTGGATAACTAATAACAAACCCAAAGTTTTATAATTGGTAACTGTTGATATTTGGATAACCAATAACAAAACCaatttttattttagcatttggTTTTGTTTTTTTAAAGGGAATCTGATTTGGATACCAATTTAATTATGGATAACCGGTTTTTTTCACACCCCTAATTTTCACCATCTAATCTATAAAATAAGAAACAATGCACTTTTATTACATAAAGATTCACTTTGAATGCTCAAATAAAATTTGCACCATTTTCATTGTGAATAATTTTTCTAGTAGTTGTTCAAAACTCAAAATATTATTCTATAAATTTGTCACATATTAAGTGGTGGCTTCCCATTTTTCCTTTTCATCATTGCCTTCTAAATTCCTTCCGCCAAAGTTACTCTTAACTATTGCATCAGAATCACATAATCAGTCTTTATGTCCAATAATATAATTTTAACAAGTATCAAGATACCAAGATCTTAATTTATCAACATCATAAGgaatttaattatttaaattaatttaataattaaaatatatatacTTGAAATAACCTCTGAAAGATGGGTACTCCATTTTAGACAAAGTATCGGTACTGGATACGTACCGGATACTGGTACACATACGGTACTCGTATGGTATATACCGATACCGTATCTATTCTTTTTTTAAGTCAGTACTCCAACGAGTACATATTGAATACATATTGGGTACAcgaattcaattttatttttctaatgatatagttttttttctttttctaatgGTATAGTTTTAGACTATTTTTTAATGGGATTTTCAAGTGTTGATGTAGAGTTTGACCAATTTGATTCGTTGCAAGATCGGTGATCTTGAAAATAAAGCAATGGTGAATAATTTATGGATTTTCAATCTCTAAACTTCAATCCATTGCATTGAAACTCCTTACACAACCAAATTCTTCATCTTTTGCTGAGATAAATTGGAACACATATGAATTTATACTCGCGTATCTTTCTAAAAATACTGTATTCTGTACCAGCACCCGTACCGGGTACCGGATACATATCTATACCTTTACAACTAATTTATATAGCTCGACAACAATGAATATATAAACGTTCTACACAAATTATATCTTCATTTCTCTTTATTTAAGGCATATTGTTGAAGTTATGATCTTGCTACTCCTGAATCATACTTCACAATTGTAGCCTTGGCATCATGAGCATGTAATCAGAATAATTCAAAGTTACTTAATCTCAACCAGGTCTTTTGATTATATTTTGTATAACCACCGTCCTTGCTTTTCGTATCTGTCGACTGTATTTATCAGCATTTGCGCTTAGAGTCTCCAACGTCTCTAAAAAAGTTTCTATATTCTTCTTAATCTCGTCGATTGCAAGCTTTCAGCGCAAAATCAACATTCTGCAATAACGATTCAAGCTGTAGTTCCAATTTGTTCGTAAGCACACGAATATTGTCCAAATCCTTCAGTGAAATGTAAGTACCGAGCTGCATTGAGTCAACTACTTCCCTTTGTCCCTTTAGAGCCTTCTCATAGCCTTTAAAAAGCGAGTTACACCATTTTCCAACCGACCCTAATGGAACAACCGATACCCTATACACTTAACACTCCATCCTTTAGTATTGTAAATGATGAACTGACATTTATAACCGGCATTTATAGCTTAAATATTCAAAAAGAAaagttttaaacattgttatGTTTGGTAAGAATCACTTGAAAGATGAAGTTAAAGAAGAGGGTGAAATGGTACAAGCTTGCAATTGCACTATAGTCCCACATTGTTATTTTCATAAATAATTTTAATGTTTATAAAGGTCAACAATGCAGCATCTAATGTTTTCTTGGGCTTAAACTTGTAATAGGGAAATAAATTGTTTAAAATATCTAAATTAGGAGGATCAAAAGTGCATTTTAAGCCAAtcttttttaaaaaattatttatgaAATTGTTCCATCCTGGAGTTAAAAATAGAGTGAGAATCGGAAGTGATGATGGATCTAAGTTTCTGACGCGGTGGAGAGGAGAatgaattgaatttgaatttgaaacTTGTTAATTGAATTTGACGTCTTCTCTCTCTCTATATAGTAGAGAGTGAATAACAAACTCGTTATTTTGTAGGAGTAAGTTGTGGAGTCATTGAATGCACTTGTAGTTTAGATCCTTTGTGGTCATCAAGAGGAGAGTCCTCATGTGCTGAGAAGGTTCTGGAAGGATTATAATTCCTTCAATATGGTCGGTCGGGGTCACTATGGTTGACCCATAACTGTTACCCCTCAAGTCGGTGGCTATGCATAGCAAAGAAAGGGTTTGTTACTTCAAACTCGGTTGTCGACCACTCTTGCATCTACGTTTGGAAGAGAAGAATGAGAcattcttgtttttttttattctCGCATTTAATGTGCCATACTTCAAACATATTTTCAAAGATGTCATCATTACGACTTTTGGAAACTGAAACACTTGAGTATTACGTGTGAGTGATTTGATACATTTGAAATAGTCTACTTCCTTTTGTATGTTAGAGTATAGCTCTTGAAGAGTCAGCATCATTTTTCTTTATGTCATTTTCTCAGTTTAGCGATTATCTTCTTCT encodes:
- the LOC127125901 gene encoding uncharacterized protein LOC127125901 isoform X1 → MCCVFINPVKPVSVSQNPANHFQGELSSNTMSSPPNNSSSSVNRLDTMFLHHLMRSLQVQNSDNQLTDEDFISDDDEEELEYEPHPYQDNGLSATFQEESQIEAEVVYRILNGKSHSLKPNSGETVIICESSIAVGFHAEEEGEYIVWEWHGHIPRYTEDHEFSLEYIYGNYFQRIVPEECTPTPPRVDAAVDMGLKDLFDGVVNPAPGRILHRNLNIGSTPPRICRL
- the LOC127125901 gene encoding uncharacterized protein LOC127125901 isoform X2 encodes the protein MCCVFINPVKPVSVSQNPANHFQGELSSNTMSSPPNNSSSSVNRLDTMFLHHLMRSLQVQNSDNQLTDEDFISDDDEEELEYEPHPYQDNGLSATFQEESQIEAEVVYRILNGKSHSLKPNSGETVIICESSIAVGFHAEEEGEYIVWEWHGHIPRYTEDHEFSLEYIYGNYFQRIVPEECTPTPPRVDAAVDMGLKDLFDGVVNPAPGRILHRNLNIGSTPPRL